The Pseudofrankia inefficax genome window below encodes:
- a CDS encoding sulfite oxidase has product MTSVQSLSSPARLASPEEGISTDELALAARNHGLPLEALRYDLTPPGLHYLLIHYDIPFATDAEWMVTVTGSVARSLTLDMAAIRELPRRTVAVTMECAGNGRARLHPRPVSQPWMVEAVGTANWTGTPLAGVLEAAGVTPDAVEVVFTGADHGVERGVEQDYQRSLSLTDAMADDVLLCYEMNGEPLLPQHGFPLRLIVPGWYGMAHVKWLRDITVVDTPFQGFQQVTAYRLRQEPDEVGEPVTRIFPRALLVPPGFPDFMSRRRFARPGPIMIEGRAWSGWGPVVSVEVSADGGATWAPATIDAHSDAAADGAADPVRRWAWQRWTFLWDATPGAHELCARATDGTGRVQPLDDRWNRGGFANNAVQRVPVTVE; this is encoded by the coding sequence ATGACGTCGGTACAGAGCCTGAGTTCGCCAGCCCGGCTAGCCTCGCCGGAGGAGGGCATCTCCACCGACGAACTGGCCCTGGCCGCCCGTAACCACGGTCTGCCGCTGGAGGCGTTGCGGTACGACCTCACCCCGCCCGGCCTGCACTATCTCCTGATCCACTACGACATTCCGTTCGCGACTGACGCCGAGTGGATGGTCACGGTCACCGGGTCGGTTGCCCGGTCGTTGACGCTCGACATGGCCGCGATTCGGGAGCTGCCCCGCCGGACCGTGGCGGTCACGATGGAATGCGCTGGCAATGGTCGCGCCCGCCTGCACCCGAGGCCGGTGAGCCAGCCGTGGATGGTTGAGGCCGTCGGAACGGCGAACTGGACCGGTACCCCACTCGCCGGAGTTCTGGAGGCGGCCGGTGTGACGCCGGACGCGGTCGAGGTGGTCTTCACCGGTGCCGACCACGGCGTGGAGCGTGGTGTCGAGCAGGACTACCAGCGCAGCCTGTCATTGACGGATGCCATGGCCGATGACGTCCTGCTGTGCTACGAGATGAACGGCGAACCGCTGCTACCGCAGCACGGATTCCCGCTACGGCTGATCGTGCCGGGCTGGTACGGCATGGCACACGTCAAGTGGCTGCGGGACATCACCGTCGTCGACACGCCGTTCCAAGGCTTCCAACAGGTCACCGCTTATCGCCTTCGGCAGGAGCCAGACGAGGTCGGCGAACCGGTGACGCGAATCTTCCCCCGCGCGTTGCTGGTGCCACCTGGTTTTCCGGACTTCATGTCTCGGCGGAGATTCGCCAGACCGGGGCCGATCATGATCGAGGGACGGGCCTGGTCAGGCTGGGGCCCGGTCGTCTCCGTCGAGGTCAGCGCGGATGGCGGGGCGACCTGGGCACCGGCGACGATCGACGCGCATTCCGACGCAGCTGCCGACGGCGCCGCCGATCCGGTACGAAGGTGGGCCTGGCAGCGATGGACGTTCCTGTGGGACGCGACCCCCGGTGCTCATGAGCTGTGCGCTCGGGCGACCGACGGCACCGGGCGGGTGCAGCCTCTCGATGACCGCTGGAACAGGGGCGGTTTCGCGAACAACGCCGTCCAGCGTGTCCCCGTGACCGTCGAGTAG
- a CDS encoding MarR family winged helix-turn-helix transcriptional regulator has translation MTPAPAEPCPSGEGPSGTPSTDWELGLALATASQVWRARLAGALAESGYGDLRPSDLQLLRLVDGGVASVGELAGLFEVSKQAVSKVVDSLAARGYLDRAIDEADRRRVRLVITPRAGGAILAARQLRERDTRRLVGVLGEDGLRGLREGLAAVLGLRPDHKQTVALARRLADEDRAEA, from the coding sequence GTGACACCGGCCCCCGCTGAGCCATGCCCGAGCGGCGAGGGTCCCTCCGGCACGCCGTCGACCGACTGGGAGCTGGGCCTCGCGTTGGCGACGGCGAGCCAGGTGTGGCGCGCGCGGCTCGCCGGGGCCCTCGCCGAGAGCGGCTACGGCGACCTGCGGCCGTCCGACCTGCAGCTCCTTCGTCTGGTTGACGGTGGCGTCGCGTCCGTCGGGGAGCTGGCCGGCCTGTTCGAGGTGAGCAAGCAGGCGGTCAGCAAGGTCGTCGACAGCCTCGCCGCCCGCGGTTACCTCGACCGCGCGATCGACGAAGCCGACCGTCGGCGAGTGCGCCTCGTGATCACTCCCCGGGCCGGAGGGGCGATTCTGGCCGCCCGCCAGCTGCGTGAACGCGACACGCGACGGCTGGTCGGCGTCCTCGGCGAGGACGGGCTGCGGGGCTTGCGCGAGGGCCTGGCGGCGGTGCTCGGTCTGCGGCCCGACCACAAGCAGACCGTCGCCCTCGCCCGCCGGCTTGCCGACGAGGACCGCGCCGAGGCCTGA
- a CDS encoding alpha/beta hydrolase family esterase, with product MPPPVDVQSPRSRRPPRAALLTAVALLCVLAGCGSGGTPARGLTTTAASTTGPGCASSRPATGAQTLRYDGHDRAYLLSLPTGYDARRPYPLVLDFHGAGGTKEAQEANTLMARTGTARGFIVVTPDALGDPRKWNVFEAPAAADDVGFVHALVAELNQHLCVDPTRIYAAGHSNGSAFAATLVCQTPYVFAAVAMVSATTPAACPTGVAPATLAIAGTADPQVPYAGGTVRSTTTRIPAATAVVDSYATRYGCARPPHHDRPFPEVERLTYSGCADGAAVVLDTVSGGTHAWPGGPAANGDSPSAAGESQAGKSFPATAQILDFFASHSRTMR from the coding sequence ATGCCTCCGCCCGTCGACGTCCAGTCCCCGCGAAGCCGGCGCCCACCGCGTGCCGCCCTCCTGACCGCCGTCGCGCTGCTCTGCGTCCTGGCCGGCTGCGGCTCGGGAGGAACTCCGGCGCGCGGGCTCACGACCACCGCCGCCAGCACGACCGGGCCGGGCTGCGCCTCGAGCCGACCGGCGACCGGGGCACAGACACTGCGGTACGACGGCCATGATCGCGCCTACCTGCTCAGCCTTCCGACCGGCTACGACGCGCGCCGCCCCTATCCGCTCGTCCTCGACTTCCACGGCGCTGGCGGCACCAAGGAAGCCCAGGAGGCGAACACCTTGATGGCGCGGACGGGCACAGCTCGCGGCTTCATCGTCGTCACCCCGGACGCACTGGGCGACCCGCGCAAGTGGAACGTCTTCGAGGCACCCGCCGCGGCCGACGACGTCGGCTTCGTCCACGCCCTCGTCGCCGAGCTGAATCAACACCTCTGCGTCGACCCCACCCGGATCTACGCGGCCGGACACTCCAACGGGTCCGCCTTCGCCGCGACACTCGTGTGCCAAACCCCCTACGTCTTCGCCGCCGTGGCCATGGTGTCCGCGACCACCCCCGCGGCCTGCCCGACCGGCGTGGCCCCGGCGACACTGGCGATCGCCGGCACAGCCGACCCGCAGGTGCCCTACGCCGGCGGAACAGTCCGCAGCACCACGACCCGCATCCCCGCTGCCACCGCGGTGGTCGACAGCTACGCCACCCGCTACGGATGCGCCCGGCCGCCTCACCACGACCGGCCCTTCCCCGAGGTCGAACGCCTCACCTATTCGGGCTGCGCCGACGGCGCCGCGGTCGTCCTCGACACGGTCAGCGGCGGCACCCACGCGTGGCCAGGCGGCCCAGCAGCCAACGGCGACAGCCCATCGGCCGCCGGCGAAAGCCAGGCCGGCAAATCCTTCCCGGCCACCGCTCAGATCCTCGACTTCTTCGCCTCGCACTCCCGAACCATGCGATGA
- a CDS encoding MBL fold metallo-hydrolase — MVAIRAERQPPEGRNDDHAVDGGVVGDRRRRAPSSVGPLARLRRCSRRVGAVDLRAKARRPRVRSMCDDDASGLRAAFPRPVAGVAFDPVSLVPVDEVVVTTLVDNTFDALLASDDRVRRAPIGAGLVEAPQFEDGLTTVGLRAEHGFSALVQVRRGDAVTTLLFDTGVSPDGMVSNAERLGIDLGDVQGVVLSHGHFDHAGGLAGLAGRRGVRGLPMTVHPLVWTRRRLAPPGLDPSPLPTLSRRALESEGFEVIERRSPSLLVDGSVLITGEIDRTTDFERGMPRAHQAWDGAGWRHDPLVLDDQALVVQVRDRGLVVLTGCGHAGVVNIARHALRLTGVDRLHALIGGLHLSGTAFEPVIAPTVSALTDMAPDLVASGHCSGWRAQQALATALPEAWVPSSSGTSFRLAA, encoded by the coding sequence GTGGTCGCGATCCGAGCCGAGAGACAGCCACCGGAGGGCCGAAACGACGATCACGCTGTCGATGGCGGGGTGGTGGGAGATCGACGGCGGCGGGCGCCGAGCTCGGTCGGACCGTTGGCTCGACTTCGACGGTGTTCTCGCCGCGTGGGTGCGGTAGATCTGCGGGCCAAAGCCCGGCGACCTAGGGTCCGGAGTATGTGTGACGACGATGCCTCGGGTTTGCGGGCGGCCTTTCCCCGGCCGGTCGCCGGTGTGGCGTTCGACCCGGTGTCGTTGGTTCCGGTGGACGAGGTAGTCGTCACGACGCTCGTCGACAACACCTTTGACGCGTTGCTGGCAAGCGACGACCGGGTGAGGCGGGCGCCGATCGGGGCCGGCCTGGTCGAGGCGCCCCAGTTCGAGGACGGCCTGACGACGGTCGGTCTGCGCGCCGAGCACGGGTTTTCCGCGTTGGTCCAGGTCAGGCGCGGCGACGCGGTCACCACCCTGCTGTTCGATACCGGTGTTTCGCCGGACGGCATGGTGAGCAATGCCGAGCGTCTCGGAATCGATCTCGGGGACGTGCAGGGCGTCGTGCTCAGCCATGGCCATTTCGATCACGCGGGGGGTCTTGCCGGCCTGGCGGGCCGTCGGGGGGTCCGTGGCCTACCGATGACGGTGCACCCGCTGGTCTGGACCCGCCGCCGGCTGGCACCCCCCGGCCTCGACCCGTCACCGCTACCGACGCTGAGCAGGCGCGCGCTGGAGTCGGAGGGCTTCGAGGTGATCGAGCGACGGTCTCCGTCGCTGCTGGTCGACGGCAGCGTACTGATCACCGGCGAGATCGACCGCACGACCGATTTCGAACGGGGAATGCCCCGCGCGCACCAGGCCTGGGACGGCGCCGGCTGGCGTCATGACCCACTCGTTCTCGACGATCAGGCCCTCGTCGTGCAGGTCAGGGATAGAGGACTCGTGGTCTTGACCGGGTGTGGGCACGCGGGTGTGGTCAACATCGCGCGACACGCACTGCGGCTTACCGGCGTCGACCGGCTGCATGCGCTGATTGGCGGCCTGCACCTGAGCGGGACCGCCTTCGAACCGGTCATCGCGCCGACGGTCAGCGCGCTGACCGACATGGCTCCCGACCTCGTCGCCAGCGGCCACTGCAGCGGCTGGCGCGCCCAGCAGGCGCTGGCCACGGCACTCCCCGAGGCCTGGGTCCCGAGCAGTTCCGGGACCTCATTCCGGCTTGCGGCCTAG
- a CDS encoding class F sortase, whose amino-acid sequence MIHWLRHPGSRLVRTRRRRLLRRSIAGVAFGAAILGGGGLLWWRSTAPPPDSGTLVASAEGPAEATGTSASTRPGVAPAGAASDDLLTSRPGRLADLDSGAIRPPVRLSEPTTGIDAAVVPAGVDPETRALEVPANATTVVWWAAGAEPGAGRGTVVLAAHVDYDGREGVFFRLDLIRIGDVVTVTDDAGSAHRYRVVTRRHVAKAALADTDVFRADGANRLALITCGGGFDTATHSYLDNLIVLAEPI is encoded by the coding sequence GTGATCCACTGGCTTCGGCACCCCGGGAGCCGGCTGGTCCGGACCCGGCGCCGCAGGCTGCTGCGCCGCTCGATCGCCGGTGTCGCGTTCGGCGCCGCCATCCTCGGCGGCGGCGGGCTGCTGTGGTGGCGCTCGACGGCCCCACCGCCCGACAGCGGAACGCTCGTCGCCTCCGCCGAGGGCCCGGCAGAGGCGACCGGCACGTCGGCCTCGACCCGGCCAGGCGTGGCCCCGGCGGGGGCGGCGTCGGATGACCTGCTGACCAGCCGGCCCGGTCGGCTCGCCGACCTCGACTCCGGCGCGATCCGCCCACCGGTCCGCCTGAGCGAGCCCACGACCGGCATCGACGCCGCCGTCGTGCCAGCCGGCGTCGACCCGGAGACCCGCGCGCTGGAGGTGCCGGCCAACGCCACCACCGTCGTCTGGTGGGCCGCCGGAGCGGAGCCGGGCGCCGGCCGCGGCACCGTCGTCCTCGCCGCCCACGTCGACTACGACGGGCGGGAGGGCGTCTTCTTCCGCCTCGATCTGATCAGGATCGGCGACGTCGTCACCGTCACGGACGACGCCGGCAGCGCCCACCGCTACCGAGTCGTGACCCGCCGCCATGTCGCCAAGGCGGCGCTGGCCGACACCGACGTCTTCCGGGCCGACGGGGCGAACCGGCTCGCGCTCATCACCTGCGGCGGCGGATTCGACACCGCCACCCACAGCTACCTGGACAACCTCATCGTCCTCGCCGAACCGATCTGA
- a CDS encoding DUF4397 domain-containing protein codes for MTRGLTAPRRWRTMALLAVAVGAAVGVPALASPAAAAPAATTTATGTVTLVHGLPGVVADVTVDGKEVIKSFAPERITDPLSLPAGVHQFAVRPAGAAPTSAPAVSGSFAIAAGSRLSVAVGLDAAGQPMAHVYDDAASGLAAGAAGVIVRNVADVADARASLDGAPLGGAAGAGSVVNSSQRATVATTGSHTVTVTDTAGTTTLVKAQTVPVRPSTASVLYLIGRPGSYTWLADQVATATPDRVNTGTSGLVADHSTPPAVLPALLGVAVVAAAGLVGWRRRRVWLARRGQPGTT; via the coding sequence GTGACTAGAGGACTGACCGCGCCGCGCCGTTGGCGGACCATGGCTCTGCTGGCGGTCGCCGTCGGCGCGGCGGTGGGGGTCCCGGCGCTGGCGTCGCCGGCTGCCGCGGCTCCGGCCGCCACCACGACAGCGACCGGAACGGTGACGCTGGTCCACGGCCTGCCCGGCGTCGTCGCCGACGTGACCGTCGACGGCAAAGAGGTCATCAAGAGCTTCGCGCCGGAACGGATCACCGACCCGCTCAGCCTTCCCGCCGGAGTCCACCAGTTCGCGGTCCGTCCGGCCGGCGCCGCGCCCACGTCCGCGCCGGCCGTGTCGGGCTCGTTCGCGATCGCGGCGGGCTCGCGGCTGTCGGTGGCGGTCGGCCTCGACGCGGCCGGCCAGCCGATGGCGCACGTCTACGACGACGCGGCCAGTGGCCTGGCGGCCGGCGCGGCCGGGGTGATCGTGCGCAACGTCGCCGACGTCGCCGACGCCCGGGCCAGCCTCGACGGCGCCCCTCTCGGCGGCGCGGCCGGAGCCGGGTCGGTGGTCAACAGTTCCCAGCGGGCGACGGTCGCCACGACCGGTTCACACACGGTGACGGTCACCGACACGGCGGGCACGACGACGCTGGTCAAGGCGCAGACCGTCCCGGTGCGCCCGAGCACCGCCAGCGTGCTGTACCTCATCGGTCGCCCCGGCTCCTACACCTGGCTGGCAGACCAGGTCGCGACCGCGACGCCCGACCGGGTCAACACCGGAACGAGTGGGCTCGTCGCGGACCACTCCACGCCGCCGGCGGTCCTCCCGGCGCTGCTCGGCGTCGCCGTCGTGGCGGCGGCCGGCCTGGTCGGATGGCGGCGTCGGCGCGTCTGGCTCGCCCGGCGTGGCCAGCCCGGGACGACGTGA
- a CDS encoding carboxymuconolactone decarboxylase family protein, which translates to MTTTPTPASPARSVPVRLDFESHAGAFYRAVSHLDHAATKELDRVGLDPRLRELVRVRASQLNGCAYCVDMHTKDARAIGETEQRLYALSVWAETPFFTEREGAALAFTEAVTLMAVDHVPTAAYDAVAAQFSPDEVAALIALIVAINAWNTLGVTTQAWEPGSYQP; encoded by the coding sequence ATGACAACGACTCCGACCCCCGCGTCCCCCGCCCGTTCGGTCCCGGTCCGCCTGGACTTCGAGAGCCACGCCGGCGCGTTCTACCGTGCGGTCTCGCACCTCGACCACGCTGCGACGAAGGAGCTGGACCGGGTCGGCCTCGACCCGCGGCTGCGTGAGCTGGTCCGCGTGCGGGCCTCGCAGCTCAACGGCTGCGCCTACTGCGTCGACATGCACACGAAGGACGCCCGGGCGATCGGTGAGACCGAGCAGCGCCTCTACGCGCTGTCCGTCTGGGCCGAGACGCCCTTCTTCACCGAGCGGGAGGGCGCCGCCCTCGCGTTCACCGAGGCGGTCACCCTGATGGCCGTCGACCACGTGCCGACCGCGGCCTACGACGCGGTGGCCGCGCAGTTCAGCCCCGACGAGGTCGCGGCGCTGATCGCGCTGATCGTGGCGATCAACGCCTGGAACACCCTCGGCGTCACCACCCAGGCCTGGGAGCCAGGCTCCTACCAGCCCTGA
- a CDS encoding PLP-dependent aminotransferase family protein — translation MPEIWATSGFDLHLDLTGPRVRTALEGALRDAVRTGRLAAGTRLPSSRSLARDLGIARNTVAEAYGQLVGEGWLVARQGSGTSVADRPAKPGPARGPGRRAGAETAVAPGDAPPRYNLRAGSPDLASFPRAGWLAASRRALLAAPSDALGYTDPRGRPELRAALAEYLARARGVRVTPDRIVVCSGFTQALGLLCQVLRTRGATTIATEAFGLTGIADTVASQGLRPLFLPVDPQGARVGGATGADAVLLTPAHQFPLGQPLSPARRTEVVRWAADTGGLIIEDDYDGEFRYDRQPIGALQSLAPDHVVYAGTASKTLAPGLRLAWLVAPAPLVAELAAAKAAADRQCGALDQLTLAEFLACGEYDRHVRRRRLAYRRRRDRLVETLRRDVPHLRVRGIAAGLHAVVDLPDGQTEGAAVALAARRGLAVEGLDAYNLARQPHRPALVVGYATPPDHAFTAALARLSALLAEPGESTAATAR, via the coding sequence GTGCCAGAAATCTGGGCCACTTCGGGATTCGACCTGCATCTGGACCTGACCGGCCCACGGGTGCGGACGGCGCTGGAGGGCGCGCTGCGGGACGCCGTGCGGACCGGCCGCCTGGCCGCGGGGACGCGGCTGCCGTCGTCGCGCTCGCTGGCGCGGGATCTGGGGATAGCCCGCAACACGGTCGCCGAGGCCTACGGCCAGCTCGTCGGCGAGGGCTGGCTGGTCGCCCGGCAGGGCTCCGGCACCAGCGTCGCCGACCGCCCTGCCAAGCCCGGACCGGCCCGCGGACCGGGTCGCCGTGCCGGCGCTGAGACTGCGGTTGCTCCCGGTGACGCGCCACCCCGGTACAACCTGCGGGCCGGCTCGCCCGACCTCGCCTCGTTCCCGCGGGCCGGCTGGCTCGCGGCCTCCCGGCGGGCGCTGCTCGCCGCGCCGTCGGACGCCCTCGGCTACACCGACCCACGCGGGCGCCCGGAACTGCGCGCCGCGCTGGCCGAGTACCTCGCCCGTGCCCGCGGTGTCCGAGTGACCCCCGACCGGATCGTCGTCTGCTCCGGGTTCACCCAGGCTCTGGGCCTGCTCTGCCAGGTGCTGCGGACCCGCGGGGCGACCACCATCGCCACCGAGGCCTTCGGCCTGACCGGCATCGCCGACACGGTGGCCAGCCAGGGACTGCGCCCGCTCTTCCTGCCCGTCGACCCGCAGGGCGCCCGGGTCGGCGGCGCCACCGGCGCCGACGCCGTGCTGCTGACCCCCGCGCACCAGTTCCCGCTCGGCCAGCCCCTCTCCCCCGCGCGGCGCACCGAGGTGGTCCGCTGGGCCGCCGACACCGGCGGTCTGATCATCGAGGACGACTACGACGGCGAGTTCCGGTACGACCGCCAGCCGATCGGCGCCCTGCAGTCACTCGCTCCCGATCACGTCGTCTATGCCGGTACCGCGAGCAAGACCCTCGCGCCCGGACTGCGGCTGGCCTGGCTGGTCGCGCCAGCGCCGCTCGTCGCCGAACTCGCCGCGGCCAAGGCGGCGGCCGACCGGCAGTGCGGCGCGCTGGACCAGCTGACCCTGGCCGAGTTCCTCGCCTGCGGCGAGTACGACCGGCACGTCCGCCGCCGCCGGCTCGCCTACCGGCGCCGCCGTGACCGCCTCGTCGAGACGCTGCGCCGCGACGTCCCGCACCTGCGGGTCCGGGGGATCGCGGCCGGTCTGCACGCGGTGGTCGACCTGCCCGACGGCCAGACCGAGGGCGCGGCGGTGGCCCTGGCGGCGCGGCGCGGGCTCGCCGTCGAGGGCCTGGACGCCTACAACCTCGCGCGGCAGCCGCACCGGCCGGCGCTCGTCGTCGGCTACGCCACCCCGCCCGACCACGCCTTCACCGCCGCGCTCGCCCGGCTGTCCGCCCTGCTGGCCGAACCAGGCGAGTCCACCGCCGCCACCGCCCGCTGA